One window of the Cryptococcus neoformans var. grubii H99 chromosome 12, complete sequence genome contains the following:
- a CDS encoding ATP-dependent DNA helicase MPH1, translated as MSDDEFGDDSIFLDDSFLRQVDNISAQATAGLSSSRNEGLRPASSIARNSRLATTVSRTASHNEVSPNRSQNAHGVGRTFSAPGPMSEPLSLQRPAAISRQQTMSKIPLQPSSDDYDMMDIPTESLAAFDAVIANPLKKPSRPALSGFPPKPSHSTSSSRNTSAPSRHPSSSNKQDNFHQTHLNWRSEPRYTKGKRWDRTQFAKTGRRIISLAGRDKVFGGKGKEREILAPGWEDDAIDEEQLMDDDMGDVLAPAPRDFNAPYGPQRQLPSKATIDTYIYPTNHPKRDYQFEIIRNCFLDNTLVALPTGLGKTFVAGVVMLNFYRWFPTGKIVFLAPTRPLVAQQIEACQLSCGIPSNDAAVMTGEGGSRKSRERLWEEKRVFYCTPQTLDNDLKNGAVDPRDIVLVVFDEAHKATGNYAYTTIVAYITAHHPYFRILALTATPGADVEKVQNVVDALHISRIEIREAEAPEIRKYMNTKHIEKHVVPMSDVIVDFRDRLSALMVPFIKKLVDKDILTERDLDAKRLRPFRITAKKMELGKSGQRWAFGPLGVLDKMARAMSHLLEFSLGMFHSSLDEMVSTSGKSKAGAGGANSIANNFEFQRLQRDVSQELSSIKIGRNGKTGADRHPKMQKALELMLAHFSQAEEEENTLGQKNNTRAMVFCSLRPCVMELVDMFNEHSNLLRATKFVGQAHGKDERDKGFNQKEQKKTINEFKAGRFNILVSTSIGEEGLDIGEVDFVVLYDMPKQSIKLLQRIGRTGRKRDGIVHVLMSENREDTNWDTAQQTHRDIQEEILHSRNLELFEDVEPLIPNRRMPECLEQVMPVDPWNPDDPQYKKMMDEGEKELRRMQRAHQPPVSRKKKKPMVDEVPVNARGFTSVRDLLREADKVLLRPDTEEEDEEAGGSKSKGKDKSKAKAKDPAVPKIKHRARKRARTPSPIQTESEAGEDQSLEALFAAQEKEDRTGEPSSKRKAPVAKAALITKRPRKSSPDLSTSSSAETKSVGRTFFSTGVSTLDALKAGHGAVSDADLDNIPVSPPPAPFSKAPTSQPPSDFPEHAKAIQQKTIQQKRAEAAEKRRLAEARAAEARQKHVQRPLQQQNQQITEQDQAGLDFFHAEGPLRRGLDPPVAASSSSEKALSLSPEKPRFSSPSRDTIDDEIVLPRSPQHVNTGITASSKPTGNKLSPRTAAAAGFSQIDPIDLSWDDDDDEADAANWQVSPSRPVRPLLPKTPCSSVNTRPDMPPPPIPTSAKKDIIVSSPFAPPSVPRSMSTPVGDTQFPVRRLGMARRRVILPSSEDNDSPVGPSRNTNANPSRAQLLGGVVDPDSSPMVAMGGRRGPGRLRRRIAIDTNSSPVRDEPSSRFERPRDRMSDRERRREDGRQGGKKKKKGPIGNFMDLDAELSGNDSGDTSEHSASSVATSSDLNFANDFAATQAPKGYNQQAVYLAGLSTQALGHGLQFKRDIAKEREEFIQRARRPVYITDEEDGGPRGRNSEDEYELGSFIVDDDEDVGVISLSDPLFD; from the exons ATGTCCGACGATGAGTTTGGAGATGACTCGATTTTCTTGGATGATTCTTTTTTGCGACAGGTTGACAACATCTCTGCGCAAGCGACGGCGGGCTTAAGCTCTTCGAGAAACGAAGGGTTACGACCGGCGTCAAGTATCGCTCGAAACTCCCGGTTGGCAACAACCGTAAGCAGGACGGCCTCTCATAATGAGGTTTCACCAAATAGATCGCAGAATGCGCATGGCGTGGGAAGGACCTTCTCAGCGCCCGGGCCTATGTCTGAGCCTTTATCACTGCAACGCCCGGCGGCGATCTCAAGGCAACAAACGATGTCAAAGATTCCTCTCCAACCCTCTTCCGACGACTATGACATGATGGACATTCCAACCGAATCACTGGCCGCTTTTGACGCCGTCATCGCCAATCCTCTGAAAAAGCCTTCCCGCCCCGCCTTGTCTGGTTTCCCTCCAAAGCCCAGCCACAGTACTTCGTCGTCTCGTAATACGAGTGCACCCTCTCGTCACCCCAGTTCCTCAAACAAGCAGGACAATTTCCATCAAACTCATCTTAACTGGCGCTCTGAACCTCGATATACCAAAGGCAAGAGATGGGACAGGACGCAGTTTGCCAAGACCGGTAGACGTATCATTTCTCTAGCTGGACGAGATAAGGTTtttggagggaaagggaaagagagggagattTTAGCTCCtggatgggaagatgatgctattgatgaagagcagCTTATGGATGATGACATGGGTGATGTATTGGCCCCTGCACCCAGAGATTTTA ATGCTCCTTATGGACCTCAAAGGCAATTGCCATCTAAAGCGACAATAGACACCTACATATACCCCACCAATCATCCTAAGCGAGATTATCAATTTGAGATCATACGAAATTGCTTTTTGGACAACACTCTCGTTGCTCTTCCTACCGGTTTAGGAAAAACCTTTGTGGCTGGCGTTGTTATGCTGAATT TCTATCGCTGGTTTCCAACTGGCAAAATCGTATTTCTTGCTCCTACTCGACCTCTTGTGGCCCAACAAATTGAAGCTTGTCAACTTTCTTGTGGTATACCTAGTAACGATGCAGCAGTTATGACAGGTGAAGGCGGGTCGAGAAAAAGTCGCGAGCGCCTG tgggaggaaaagagagtaTTTTACTGCACACCGCAAACGCTAGATAACGATCTGAAGAATGGTGCAGTAGATCCGCGGGACATTGTCCTTGTGGTCTTTG ACGAGGCTCACAAAGCCACTGGCAATTACGCCTACACCACAATTGTCGCCTACATAACAGCCCATCACCCTTACTTTCGTATTTTGGCTTTGACTGCTACTCCAGGAGCCGATGTGGAAAAGGTGCAGAATGTGGTCGACGCACTTCATATTTCGAGAATTGAAATTCGAGAAGCTGAGGCACCGGAAATCAGGAAGTACATGAACACTAAG CACATTGAAAAACATGTTGTACCCATGTCAGACGTAATTGTTGACTTCCGTGACCGTTTATCTGCACTCATGGTG CCGTTCATCAAAAAACTTGTCGACAAGGACATCCTCACTGAACGCGATCTTGACGCCAAACGCCTGCGCCCATTCAGAATTACCGCTAAGAAGATGGAATTGGGAAAGTCAGGGCAAAGGTGGGCCTTTGGGCCACTGGGAGTATTGGACAAGATGGCGAGAGCAATGAGCCACCTC CTGGAGTTCTCTCTAGGCATGTTTCATTCTTCACTTGACGAGATGGTGTCCACTAGCGGCAAGTCTAAGGCAGGCGCTGGCGGCGCCAATAGTATTGCCAATAACTTTGAGTTTCAACGTCTTCAAAGGGATGTCTCGCAGGAGCTCAGCTCAATCAAGATTGGGAGAAATGGGAAGACGGGTGCTGATCGCCATCCAAAGATGCAAAAAGCACTTGAACTG ATGCTTGCACATTTCTCTcaggcggaagaggaagaaaataCTTTGGGTCAGAAGAATAACACTCGAGCTATGGTATTTTGCTCTTTGCGACCTTGTGTGATGGAACTGGTT GACATGTTTAATGAACATTCCAATTTGTTGAGAGCGACCAAGTTTGTAGGGCAGGCGCATGGtaaggatgagagagatAAAGGGTTCAATCAAAAGGAGCAGAAAAAG ACCATAAACGAATTCAAAGCAGGCAGATTCAATATTCTAGTTTCCACATCCattggtgaagaaggattggaTATCGGTGAAGTCGATTTTGTGGTGCTTTACGATATGCCAAAGCAGTCTATCAAACTT CTGCAACGTATCGGGCGTACTGGCCGTAAACGTGATGGCATAGTTCACGTACTCATGTCTGAAAACCGAGAAGACACGAACTGGGACACGGCACAACAAACTCATCGCGACATTCAAGAAGAAATCCTTCACTCACGTAACTTAGAGCTGTTCGAAGACGTTGAACCTCTCATCCCTAATCGCAGAATGCCGGAGTGCTTGGAGCAGGTCATGCCTGTTGATCCTTGGAATCCCGATGATCCCCAAtacaagaagatgatggacgagggagagaaagaactGAGGCGGATGCAAAGAGCCCACCAGCCGCCGGTgagcagaaagaagaagaagccgatGGTAGACGAAGTACCGGTGAATGCGAGAGGTTTCACAAGTGTGCGAGACCTTTTGAGAGAGGCTGATAAAGTGCTCCTGAGACCAGatacagaagaagaggatgaagaagctggtGGCAGCAAAAGCAAAGGCAAGGATAAGAGCAAGGCGAAAGCAAAGGATCCGGCTGTACCAAAGATCAAGCACAGAGCTAggaagagggcgagaaCCCCTTCCCCTATACAGACTGAATCGGAAGCCGGAGAAGATCAAAGCTTGGAAGCGTTGTTTGCTGCtcaggagaaagaggatcGTACAGGAGAACCGTCatcgaagaggaaggccCCGGTCGCAAAGGCTGCGTTAATCACGAAACGGCCCCGAAAGTCTTCACCTGATCTTTCAACCTCTTCGTCGGCGGAAACTAAATCTGTTGGGAGAACATTCTTTTCCACAGGGGTATCTACTCTCGATGCCCTCAAGGCTGGGCATGGTGCAGTATCTGATGCTGACTTGGACAATATTCCTGTatcgcctccaccagccCCATTTTCAAAAGCTCCAACTTCTCAACCCCCATCGGACTTTCCAGAGCATGCGAAAGCAATACAACAGAAGACCATCCAGCAGAAGAGAGCAGAAGCGGCAGAGAAGAGACGTTTGGCGGAAGCTAGAGCCGCTGAAGCGCGACAAAAGCATGTACAGCGACCGCTGCAACAGCAAAATCAACAAATCACAGAGCAAGACCAAGCAGGGCTGGATTTTTTCCATGCTGAGGGGCCCTTACGCCGTGGTTTAGACCCCCCTGTAGCCgcctcctcatcatcggaGAAAGCACTTTCTTTGTCTCCCGAAAAGCCGCGCTTCTCTTCGCCCAGCAGAGATACCATTGATGACGAAATTGTATTACCCCGTTCACCTCAACACGTCAACACCGGTATTACAGCCTCTTCCAAACCCACAGGAAATAAATTGTCGCCACgaactgctgctgctgcaggTTTCAGCCAAATTGATCCTATTGATCTCTCATgggacgacgacgatgatgaggccGATGCTGCCAATTGGCAGGTCTCTCCTTCCCGTCCTGTACGCCCCTTGTTACCTAAAACCCCTTGTAGCAGTGTGAACACCAGACCTGATATGCCTCCGCCCCCCATACCAACATCTGCGAAAAAGGACATAATAGTCTCATCGCCTTTTGCTCCCCCTTCGGTACCGAGATCCATGAGTACACCTGTTGGAGACACACAGTTCCCTGTGAGAAGGCTAGGCATGGCCAGGAGGCGGGTCATCctgccttcttctgaaGACAATGATTCGCCTGTCGGACCATCTAGAAATACTAATGCCAACCCCTCTAGGGCGCAATTGCTAGGAGGAGTGGTAGACCCTGACTCTTCTCCCATGGTGGCAATGGGTGGTAGAAGAGGGCCAGGAAGGCTGCGAAGGAGAATAGCAATTGATACGAACAGCTCTCCTGTGCGAGATGAACCCAGTAGCAGATTTGAACGGCCGCGAGACAGAATGAGTGacagggaaagaagaagagaagatggaagacaaggaggtaagaagaagaagaaggggccAATAGGAAATTTC ATGGATCTCGACGCTGAGCTTTCCGGAAACGATTCGGGTGATACTTCTGAGCATTCAGCTTCCTCTGTCGCAACTTCATCTGACCTCAATTTCGCGAACGACTTCGCTGCTACACAAGCACCAAAAGGCTATAATCAACAAGCTGTATACCTTGCCGGTCTTAGCACCCAAGCTCTAGGCCATGGCCTCCAGTTCAAGAGAGACATAGCCAAAGAACGGGAGGAATTTATCCAAAGAGCAAGGCGACCTGTGTATATTactgacgaagaggatggaggacCGAGAGGGAGAAACAGTGAGGACGAGTACGAACTTGGCAGCTTTATAGtagatgatgacgaggatgtAGGCGTCATTT CTCTAAGCGACCCACTTTTCGATTAG